Proteins encoded by one window of Rutidosis leptorrhynchoides isolate AG116_Rl617_1_P2 chromosome 7, CSIRO_AGI_Rlap_v1, whole genome shotgun sequence:
- the LOC139858844 gene encoding histone H2AX — translation MAGKSDAEAKKGGRGKPKSSKSVSRSSKAGLQFPVGRIARFLKAGKYAQRVGGGAPVYLAAVLEYLAAEVLELAGNAARDNKKTRIIPRHIQLAVRNDEELSKLLGSVTIANGGVLPNIHSTLLPKKVGKDKGEIGSASQEF, via the exons ATGGCTGGCAAATCAGATGCTGAAGCGAAGAAAGGTGGCAGAGGGAAACCTAAATCTAGCAAATCCGTATCCAGATCTTCAAAGGCCGGCCTCCAGTTCCCCGTCGGCAGAATCGCTAGGTTTCTTAAGGCCGGAAAGTACGCCCAACGCGTCGGAGGCGGAGCTCCGGTGTACCTCGCCGCCGTTCTTGAGTACCTCGCCGCTGAG GTATTGGAATTGGCTGGAAATGCAGCAAGAGATAACAAGAAGACGAGAATAATTCCAAGGCATATTCAGTTAGCTGTTAGGAATGATGAAGAGTTGAGTAAATTGCTTGGATCTGTGACTATTGCAAATGGTGGTGTTTTGCCTAATATTCATTCTACTTTGTTACCGAAGAAGGTTGGTAAGGATAAGGGTGAAATTGGCTCTGCATCTCAAGAATTTTAA